The Numenius arquata unplaced genomic scaffold, bNumArq3.hap1.1 HAP1_SCAFFOLD_1109, whole genome shotgun sequence genome contains the following window.
GATCACCATCCCTTGGGGATCTCGGGGGGTGTCACCTCCCCTTGGGGACCTCTCTAGGGCTGTCACCTCCCCTTGGGGACTGTCACCTCCCCCTGGGGACCTGCTGTCTCCACCCAAGAGCAGCCACCACCTTGGGCATCACCCATGGTGGCCACCTTCtccatggagatgccaccacccctTGGGATCACCATCCCTTGGGGATCTCAGGGGGTGTCACCTCCCCTTGGGGACCTCTCTAGGGCTGTCACCTCCCCTTGGGGACTGTCACCTCCCCCTGGGGACCTGCTGTCTCCACCCAAGAGCAGCCACCACCTTGGGCATCACCCATGGTGGCCACCTTCTCCATGGAGATGCCACCGCCCGTTGGGATCACCACCCCTTGGGGACCTCAAGGGGTGTCACCTCTCCTTGGGGACCTCCCCAGGGCTGTCACCTCCCCCTGGGGACCAGTTGTCCACCCAACAGCAGACACCACCTTGCTGATGGCCACCttccccctggagatgccaccgcCCGTTGGGATCACCACCCCTTGGGGACCTCAGGGGGTGTCACCTCATCTTGGGGACCTCCCCAGGACTGTCACCTCCCCCTGGGGACCAGTTGCCTGCCCAAAAGCAGCCACCACCTTGCTGGGTGGCCACCTTctccctggagatgccaccacccctTGGGATCACCACCCCTTGGGGACCTCAAGGGGTGTCACCTCTCCTTGGGGACCTCCCCAGGACTGTCACCCTGccttggggacaccgggggggaaGCTCTGGGATCTCCGAGGCTGCCACCTTCCtttactttttccccccccaggaACTGTCACgtccccccttggggacaccctggggacaccagctCCCCCGGGGGCTCCCCTAAGGGCGTTGGGGACACCCCGGAGATGCCACCCCCCCAAcctttggggacagggaggtgacaggagGGGACCCACCCTCGGAGAAGCGCAGCCGGTCCCGCTCCAGCTCCCAGAGGCGGATCTGGTCGGTGATGGTGGGGGGCAGCACTGGGCTCtggagagggggggagggggggggggggggcaagggggacccaggtgtccgggggggacccagatgtcccgggacccccccacccatggacccaggtgtctggggggaccccaatcccccccccccatggatcCAGGCATCTgggggcaccctgaccccccccacccaacATGGACACAGGCATCTGGGGGCACCttgaccccccccacccatggatcCAGGTGGACGGGGGGaacccaatcccccccccccaacatggacccaggcatcctggggcaccctgaccccccccacccatggacccaggcgtctgggggcaccctgaccccccccacccatggacccaggcgtctgggggccccctgaccccccccacccatggacccaggtgtctggggcaccctgaccccccccacccaacATGGACACAGGCATCTGGGGGCACCTTGACCCCCCCCCAACATGGACCCAGGTGGACGGGGGGaacccaatccccccccccccccaacatggacccaggcatcctggggcaccctgaccccccccaacatggacccaggcgtctgggggcaccctgacccccccccccaccatggacCCAGGTGTAtggggcaccctgaccccccccacccaacatggacccaggcatcctggggcaccctgacccccccccaccatggACCCAGGTGTATGGGGCACCctgaccccctcccaccccccccaccctgtgGACCCAGCTTGTTTGGGgacaccctgaccccccccacccatggacccaggtgtctgggggcaccttgacccccccccccccatggatccaggtgtttggggggaccctgacccccccccacccatggacccAAGCGTccaggggacacccccccaccccccccccccccaacctgcttGGCCATGACGGGGTGCGCTCGGGTGCGGAGGAAGTGGATGATCTGGGGGGGACACGACATGTTAGTGGGGGGCACCCCAATGTCCCCGGAGGCACCCCAATGTCCTGAGTACCCCCAggggcaccccaacacccccctgtgGGACACGCCAATGTCCCCAGAACCCCcctggggaccccagcaccccaggggcaCCCCAATACCCCCCCGTGAGACACCTCaatgtccccaccacccccttggGGACCCCAATACCCCCAGGGGCACCCCAATGTCCCCCTGTGGGACACCCCAGTGTCCTCAGCACCCCCTTGGGGACCTCCATACCCACCCTGGGGggcaccccagtgtccccaccacccccagtgACACCCCGATACCCCCCTGTGAGGGACCCCAacgtccccaccacccccttggggaccccagcaccccaggggcaCCCCAATACCTGCCTGTGAgggaccccaatgtccccagcaCCCTCTTGGGCACCCCAATACCCCCCTGTGGGacaccccaatgtccccaccacccccttggGGACCCCAATACCCCCAGGGGCACCCCAATACCCCCCTGTGGGacaccccaatgtccccaccacccccttggGGACCCCAATACCCCCCTGTGAGgcaccccaatgtccccaccaCCTCAATACCCACCCTGTGGgtcaccccagtgtccccagcacccccacggGCACCCCAATTTCCCCCCTGTGGGGTACCCCGCTTgtcccccctccgtgtcccccacgtccccccccccgacctggTTGGCGGTGATGCCGTTGGCGATGGCCGCCTGGACgctgtcccttgtcacctgggCCACCACCAGGTTGGGGAAGCGATAGAGGAGCTCGGAGAAGAGGGCGATGAGGGCGATCTGCAGCTCcgagtctgggggggggacacaacaggGGAcaacggggacggggggggacacacaagggacacgggggacagggtgacacgggGGTCAGATGTGGCCgagggatgggggacacaaagggacacgggggacagaATGGGacatttcgggggggggggggggggggggggggctggatgcctgggtcccctgtgccacccccccttggggacagggggggcgagaggggacaagggacatggggacaagggacatggggatggggtgacacaggggtCAGGGGTGGCCGAGATGAGGCATGGGGGACACaaagggacatgggggacagaaTGGGACATTTCAGGGGCGGGGgggctggatgcctgggtcccctgtgccaccccccCTTGGggccagggggggtcaggggggccaagggacatggggacagggacatggggatggggtgacacaggggtCAGGGGTGGCACACATGAAGGATGGGGGACACaaagggacacgggggacagatgggacactgggggggggttctggatACCCGggtcccctgtgccacccccccttggggacaggggggacaaggggacacaggggacagggagaCATGGGGGTCAGGGGTGGCTGAGATGAAAGATGGGGGACACAAAGGGACGTGGGGGGACAGatgggacactgggggggggttctggatACCCGggtcccctgtgccacccccaactttggggacaggggaggtgacaggggaggggatgggggggacacaggggtgtcACCTGTGTAGGCGTAGATGCGGTAGTTGGTCTCGACGATGACGAAGCCGTGAGCGTCGGGCTCGGGGGGGGCCCCCGATGTCCCCGAGGCCAGCGCGATGGCCAGGCGGGTGGGGTAGAAGCGGCGGGACTTGcgctgagggggggggacacacacacgggggaCAACGGGGTCAAGGTGGGGACAAGGGGGTGACGGGGGACAAAGGGGTGACGGGGGACAAGGGGGTGATGGGGGacaagggatgtggggacagggacaatcCCCAACCCCTGAAGGGGGGGTGCTGtcacccccccagtgtccccctgtaaccccccccagtgtccccctgtccccctccccgtgtGTCCCTTGTGCTCCCCGCCGTGCCAccccgtgtgtccccctcccccggTGTCCCCTGGTGTCACCTTTCTCTGGAAGACCAGCCCGAACTCCCGCAGGTGCTGCAGGAAGGTCAGCAGGGACTCGCTCATCCCCTCCACCGAGTAATCCTGGGGACGGAccctcccagttactcccagttactcccagtaacccccagtaagCTCTAAAATACCCCAGCCCTCCATGGAATAATCCTGGGGATAGACCCTCCCAGTTacccccagtcactcccagtaaCGCCCAAGGCTCCCCCGTCCTCCACGGAGTAATCCTGGGGACAGCacctcccagttactcccagttactcccagtaaCCGCCAGTAAGCTCT
Protein-coding sequences here:
- the GTF2H4 gene encoding general transcription factor IIH subunit 4 produces the protein EGGEAPCITSAGFQFLLLDTPAQLWYFVLQYLRGAEARGMDLVEILSFLFQLSFSTLGKDYSVEGMSESLLTFLQHLREFGLVFQRKRKSRRFYPTRLAIALASGTSGAPPEPDAHGFVIVETNYRIYAYTDSELQIALIALFSELLYRFPNLVVAQVTRDSVQAAIANGITANQIIHFLRTRAHPVMAKQSPVLPPTITDQIRLWELERDRLRFSEGVLYNQFLSQVDFEVLRDHARALGVLVFENPSRRLMVVTPGGHPDVKRFWKRQKHSA